The Nocardia sp. NBC_00508 nucleotide sequence GGCCCTCCATCTTCCGCAGCAACCGCCTTGAATGTAGTTCTGATCAAAGCGACAGTGCGCGAATCCATTGATGTCACAACCCCATTTCGCACTAGTACACGAACCGTGCCGGCGAGTGAGGTGCTGCGGGGCCACTCGACAGCAGCCGATGGCAAGGAGTGTAGGCGAGGTTTGCCAGCTACGGAATCTTTCGCATAAACATCACGCGTGCGATTTCGGCAAAACGAGGGCGCACAGCGAGACACGCCAGAGAAACCAACTGGAAGACGGTAGATCTGCCACAAAATCGGCCGTTTGATCGCCGAAACCTCAAGGCCCCCTTAGGAAATTACGTCCCAATCGGTCTGTTCTAGCGACTTCACGGCAACATCGAGACTGACAATCCGATTGCGAAACCTTCGAAAGTGACCGATACCGTCGACCAATCTATGGTGAAAGCGCAGTGTTCATTCGAGAGTGAAATGACGAGACCGGTCCGACTTCCGGCCAACGTATTCTGGTTTACTGTCAGCAAATTTGGCGTCTGCCTGCCGAAACGACAACGCCCCCGGCATCGGATCGCGGTGCGCGATCGGAGGCCGGGGGCGGCGATGTGTGCCGGTTACAGTCGGCGCCTGCTGTCGTCGCGGCGATTGCGCGGCTGCCAGACGACCAACGCGGTACTGCGTTGCGGAGGCGAAAGATCGGGGCGGTAGCCCGCCCGCATCCGCTCCAGCTCCGCCGCCAGCTCGGCGACCTGCTGGCGCAGCTCCTCCACCTGATTGGTCAGTTCGATGATGCGCTTGATGCCCGCCAGGTTGACGCCCTCGTCCTGGGACAGCCGCTGCACCTCGCGCAGCAGCTCGACGTCCCTGGCCGAGTAGCGCCGCCCGCCGCCCGAAGTGCGTTGCGGCGTAACCAGTCCCAGACGGTCATACGTGCGCAGCGTCTGCGCGTGCATGCCGGCCAGTTGGGCCGCCACCGAGATCATGAAGAACTCGGCGCGCGACCCGCCGGACGCGTTCTTCGGTTCAGAGGACATCACGCACCCGCCCATCCCGCACGTGGATCGAAACCGCTGGACCGCTCCGCCTCCTGGTAACGCTTCAGGGCATCCACGGCGTCACCGTCGAGCTTCTGCGGCACCGCCACCTTGACGGTCACCAGCAGGTCACCCGCGCCGCCGCCGCGCTTGAGCACGCCGCGACCGCGCACCCGCAGGATACGGCCATCGGCGGTGCCCGGCGGCACCTTGACCCCAACTCGGCCGTCCAGTGTGGGCACCGAAACCGTGGTGCCAAGGACCAATTCGCTGTAACTGACCGGAAGCACCAGGGTCAGATCGTCGCCGTTACGGCCGAAGACCTTGTCCTGGCTGACGTGGACGGAGACGTAGAGGTCACCCGAGGGCGCCCCACGCAGCCCCGCCTCGCCCTGACCGGCCAGCCGGATCCGTTGCCCGTCACCGACTCCAGGAGGAATCCGCACCGTGATGGTGCGTGTGCGGTTCTGGATGCCGCTGCCGCGGCAGTCGACGCATGGGTCATCGATGATCGAACCGCTGCCCCGGCACTCGTCGCACGGCTCACTGAAACCGAACGCGCCCTGGTTGCGGCTGACCACGCCGTTTCCATTGCAGACCGGGCAGACTCGCGGACTCGTCCCCGGCTTGGCGCCGCTGCCGTGACAGGTGGTGCACGGCGAGGGGCTGGTCATCCGCAGCGGAACCGTGACGCCCTGGGCTGCCTCCCGGAAACCGAGCGTCGTCTCGGTCTCCACGTCGGCGCCGCGCCGTGGGCGGCTCGCGGTCCGCGTGCCGCCCCGGTTGAACAGACCGCCGAGCAGGTCGCCGAGGCCACCGTCGCCGGCGGTCGAGCCACCGAAGATGTCCCCGAGGTTGAACTCCTGCGAGAAGCCTCCCGCGCCGGGAGAGAACCCACCGCGACCGTACCCGCCGCCCACGAAGAGCTTGCGGGTGTCGTCGTACTCCTTGCGCTTGGCCGGATCCGACAGCACGGCATGCGCCTCGCTGACGGTCTTGAACCGCTCCTCGGCCTTGGTATCACCGGGATTGGCGTCCGGGTGCAAGTCGCGCGCGAGCTTGCGGTAGGCCTTCTTGACCTCGTCCTGCGAGGCAGTGGAGGAGATGCCCAGCTCCTTGTAGAAGTCCTTTTCGATCCACTCCCGTTGGCTCACCGAGCATCTCCTCCTCTCGCTTCGTTAATTGTCGTTCGCGCCGGCATCAACGTCCGATGCCTCTTCCGTTACCCGATCGGCGGTTTCCGCCTCGGTAGCCTCCGTCAGATCGGCCACGCCATCGGTTACCCCGACGAGCGCGTGCCGAAGCACCCTATCGCCGAAGCGATAGCCCTTGCGCATCACTATGCCGATCACCGGGTCATGGCCGGAACCCTCGTGCTGCACGGCCTCGTGCAGGGTCGGGTCGAAAGGCTCACCCTCCGAACCGAACTCCTCGAGCCCCTGCTTGAGCAGCGCGGCCGCCAACTTGTCGGCCACCGACTTCA carries:
- a CDS encoding heat shock protein transcriptional repressor HspR, which encodes MSSEPKNASGGSRAEFFMISVAAQLAGMHAQTLRTYDRLGLVTPQRTSGGGRRYSARDVELLREVQRLSQDEGVNLAGIKRIIELTNQVEELRQQVAELAAELERMRAGYRPDLSPPQRSTALVVWQPRNRRDDSRRRL
- the dnaJ gene encoding molecular chaperone DnaJ, coding for MSQREWIEKDFYKELGISSTASQDEVKKAYRKLARDLHPDANPGDTKAEERFKTVSEAHAVLSDPAKRKEYDDTRKLFVGGGYGRGGFSPGAGGFSQEFNLGDIFGGSTAGDGGLGDLLGGLFNRGGTRTASRPRRGADVETETTLGFREAAQGVTVPLRMTSPSPCTTCHGSGAKPGTSPRVCPVCNGNGVVSRNQGAFGFSEPCDECRGSGSIIDDPCVDCRGSGIQNRTRTITVRIPPGVGDGQRIRLAGQGEAGLRGAPSGDLYVSVHVSQDKVFGRNGDDLTLVLPVSYSELVLGTTVSVPTLDGRVGVKVPPGTADGRILRVRGRGVLKRGGGAGDLLVTVKVAVPQKLDGDAVDALKRYQEAERSSGFDPRAGWAGA